One Candidatus Tectomicrobia bacterium genomic region harbors:
- a CDS encoding heavy metal-responsive transcriptional regulator codes for MQIGELAKTAEVPAKTIRYYEDIGLLPRPARTEGGFRRYDPEVVDLLRFIRKAQALGLTLAEIRELTEIRKAGNLPCMHLRSLLEAKVAELERRILELRKLRGEMRETLEAWDEHLKKGEGAVVCPHIEGRPDEAAIAFRTRGKAKRRPGAVASLLSRAKRDG; via the coding sequence ATGCAGATCGGAGAACTCGCTAAGACGGCCGAGGTCCCGGCCAAGACCATCCGCTACTACGAGGACATCGGCCTCCTGCCCCGGCCCGCGCGGACCGAGGGAGGATTCCGCCGGTACGACCCCGAAGTGGTGGACCTCCTCCGCTTCATCCGCAAGGCCCAGGCGCTCGGCCTCACCCTCGCGGAGATCCGGGAGCTGACCGAGATCCGCAAAGCGGGGAATCTCCCCTGTATGCACCTGCGTTCCCTCCTCGAGGCCAAGGTGGCCGAGCTGGAACGGCGGATTCTGGAGCTAAGGAAATTGCGCGGCGAGATGCGCGAGACGCTCGAGGCATGGGATGAGCATCTGAAGAAGGGCGAGGGTGCGGTCGTCTGCCCCCACATCGAGGGCCGCCCGGACGAGGCGGCGATCGCTTTCCGAACGAGGGGGAAAGCCAAGAGGCGCCCTGGAGCCGTGGCTTCTCTTCTCTCCCGCGCCAAGAGGGACGGCTGA
- a CDS encoding DUF456 domain-containing protein encodes MRRSGAGFGIFLTGLVIGLIAGPVIGVWLGFMAYKGERADVARRAGQQTSLRDALVSVQASLCAVRARTEVPNPAGLDYNERWKLAERWAVMAGELQGEADNQVKHACAELLAQAPTDPPAGQQSQRPPS; translated from the coding sequence ATGCGCAGATCGGGAGCCGGTTTCGGCATCTTCTTGACGGGCCTGGTGATCGGCTTGATCGCCGGCCCCGTCATCGGTGTGTGGCTCGGGTTCATGGCGTACAAGGGGGAGAGGGCGGATGTGGCGCGGCGCGCGGGCCAGCAGACAAGCCTGCGCGACGCCCTGGTGAGCGTCCAGGCGTCGCTCTGCGCGGTGCGCGCGCGAACGGAGGTGCCGAACCCGGCCGGCCTGGACTATAACGAGCGGTGGAAGCTCGCCGAGAGGTGGGCGGTGATGGCCGGGGAGCTGCAGGGCGAGGCGGACAACCAGGTGAAGCACGCCTGCGCGGAGCTCCTGGCCCAGGCCCCGACCGATCCGCCGGCCGGGCAGCAGTCCCAGCGCCCGCCCTCCTAG
- the cysD gene encoding sulfate adenylyltransferase subunit CysD translates to MTPSVMECAFETAGRASRLDHLDFLESEAIAILREAVGESESPALLFSGGKDSAVLLRLAEKAFRPGRLPFPVVHIDTGHNFPEAIAFRDRRVRELGARLIVGSVQASIDQGRVTLPHPKASRNEAQTVTLLDTIEAHGFDALFGGARRDEEKARAKERVFSFRDAFGQWNPKRQRPELWDLYNGRVRKGEHVRVFPLSNWTELDVWEYIAREAVELPSLYYAHEREVVARRGRLLAMCELIDLEEGERTERRTVRFRTVGDMSCTLPVESRARTNEEIIAELLAAELTERGSSRLDDQTSEASMELRKKKGYF, encoded by the coding sequence ATGACCCCGAGCGTCATGGAATGCGCCTTTGAGACGGCCGGCCGGGCCTCCCGGCTGGATCACCTGGACTTCCTGGAGAGCGAGGCCATCGCCATCCTGCGCGAGGCGGTGGGCGAGTCCGAGAGCCCCGCCCTCCTGTTCTCGGGGGGGAAAGACTCGGCCGTCCTCCTCCGGCTGGCCGAGAAGGCCTTCCGGCCCGGCCGGCTCCCCTTTCCCGTCGTCCACATCGACACCGGCCACAACTTCCCCGAGGCCATCGCGTTCCGCGACCGCCGGGTGCGGGAACTGGGCGCGCGGCTCATCGTGGGCAGCGTTCAGGCCTCGATCGATCAGGGCCGGGTGACGCTCCCCCATCCCAAGGCGAGCCGGAACGAGGCCCAGACCGTGACCCTCCTCGACACCATCGAGGCCCACGGCTTCGACGCCCTCTTCGGCGGGGCCCGCCGGGACGAGGAGAAAGCACGGGCCAAGGAGCGCGTCTTCTCCTTCCGGGACGCTTTCGGCCAATGGAATCCCAAGCGCCAGCGGCCCGAGCTCTGGGACCTCTACAACGGCCGGGTGCGCAAGGGCGAGCACGTGCGGGTGTTCCCCCTCAGCAACTGGACCGAGCTGGACGTCTGGGAATACATCGCGCGCGAGGCGGTGGAGCTCCCCTCGCTCTACTACGCCCACGAGCGCGAGGTGGTGGCGCGGCGCGGCCGGCTGCTCGCCATGTGCGAGCTGATCGACCTGGAGGAGGGGGAGCGGACCGAGCGGCGCACGGTACGCTTCCGCACCGTGGGGGACATGTCCTGCACCCTCCCCGTCGAGTCCCGCGCCCGGACGAACGAGGAGATCATCGCCGAGCTACTGGCGGCCGAGCTGACCGAGCGGGGTTCCTCCCGGCTCGACGATCAGACCTCCGAGGCCTCCATGGAGCTCCGCAAGAAGAAGGGATACTTCTAG
- a CDS encoding ATP-binding protein, which produces MILNKPVQDITFEDVDLFCGERPKESHFLDYKENFPRDLEKTIAAMANTFGGLILIGVAEDDEGCPVLPIAGIEFERGLEERVIQKVLSNIYPPFVPEVKACVREADQKTVVVIKIAQSQATPHAIAGRREIYLRTGNRNHPEDIATLERHEWLRDRRALSVQLKERILNASRERASKLYNEWLVTNPPRPGEQWHSFEDALLEFYAVPKFPYEIYGTPPRCEQLRRDFAVRDYSRTFDSFPFEAGSRRITQDSAIRILVCDNRKHYYFETGIYGNIFYRQGLLREEGGTQFIRAWEIIARLDQVLSYATAVYREFGFSGAIDLGLRITVRGGWPLREIDFGGAPPLSPFHNPLDPAISHFCEAPVAQLQAVEARGEIIADIFRAVAWGFDWNPPLNIVQRYFDRHRR; this is translated from the coding sequence ATGATTCTAAACAAGCCTGTTCAAGATATAACGTTTGAAGATGTTGACTTGTTCTGTGGCGAGCGTCCTAAAGAAAGTCATTTCTTGGACTATAAGGAAAACTTTCCGAGAGATTTGGAAAAGACCATCGCTGCGATGGCCAATACATTTGGCGGACTCATTTTAATTGGTGTCGCAGAAGACGATGAGGGATGCCCCGTTCTTCCCATAGCAGGCATTGAATTTGAGAGAGGTTTGGAGGAGAGGGTAATTCAAAAAGTTTTGTCCAATATTTATCCTCCCTTTGTGCCAGAGGTTAAGGCATGCGTTCGTGAAGCTGATCAAAAAACGGTTGTGGTCATTAAAATAGCCCAAAGTCAAGCTACCCCACACGCCATAGCCGGGAGAAGAGAAATCTATCTGAGAACTGGAAACAGAAATCACCCAGAAGATATTGCAACTTTAGAGCGGCACGAATGGCTACGTGATCGCAGAGCGCTGTCTGTCCAGTTGAAAGAACGAATACTGAATGCGTCCAGGGAAAGGGCAAGCAAACTATATAATGAGTGGTTGGTTACGAATCCTCCAAGACCTGGCGAGCAGTGGCATTCATTTGAAGATGCGTTGCTGGAATTTTATGCTGTCCCAAAGTTTCCGTATGAAATATATGGGACACCGCCGCGATGTGAACAATTGAGGCGCGATTTCGCGGTCAGGGATTATTCTAGAACATTTGATTCGTTTCCCTTTGAGGCGGGTTCACGCAGGATAACTCAGGATTCGGCTATTCGGATATTGGTTTGCGACAATCGGAAGCACTACTATTTCGAGACTGGAATCTACGGAAATATTTTTTACCGGCAAGGGCTCCTGAGGGAAGAAGGTGGCACTCAGTTCATTCGTGCTTGGGAAATTATTGCTAGGCTGGATCAGGTTCTGAGCTATGCGACGGCGGTATATCGAGAATTCGGTTTCAGTGGTGCCATTGATCTAGGACTAAGAATTACTGTTCGTGGAGGATGGCCATTAAGAGAGATTGATTTTGGAGGTGCACCTCCGCTGAGCCCTTTCCATAATCCACTTGATCCCGCGATATCTCATTTTTGCGAAGCGCCTGTTGCGCAGCTACAAGCAGTAGAGGCTAGAGGTGAAATAATTGCAGATATTTTTCGAGCTGTTGCGTGGGGATTTGATTGGAATCCTCCACTGAATATTGTGCAGCGATATTTTGACAGACACAGACGTTGA
- a CDS encoding cation-translocating P-type ATPase, with product MPMQKLHVRVGGMHCSFCTETIRKGLGRMDGVGEVSVSLAHEEALIHYDPQRRSPAELLDALRDLGFTTADPRKARTFEEEAAELHHEKDRLILAGALAWAAFLGMALMWLDKPHPWTEWTMMGLALLTVFGPGRYILRMAAGSLRRGILNQHVLMEFAAFAGLAGGFLGLYYPAFPSPDFFGVAVFVTAYHVLSGYTSLLVRTRASQAVRKLLSLQPATARVVREGREEEIPVEELSPGELVRLRPGEHVPVDGVVAEGHSTVDESLVTGEPIPKEKGPGEEVIGGSLNHHGTLLVRVSRVGEESFLRRVARSIEEARALKPGILLLVERVLLYFVPGVLAFSAGAFIFWTAGAWLLWGAPDAARAGFAALAVLVMGYPCALGMATPLALINAGGQAARRGILLRSGEAIQAYKDVSAFVFDKTGTLTEGKPSVAQIVPLGGRSPQEILRMAASLESASEHPLAGAIVARAEEEGLKLLPSEGFQAVPGRGVRGIVAGKRVRVGTLRFLADEGVDVGEARRIGEEFEEKGFTVSGFAEGDEVAGLIGLSDRIKEDAKETVERLRGMGLETIMITGDNRRTAERAARELGIGEVLAQVLPQEKSERVRQLQAQGKRVAFVGDGINDAPALMQADVGLAIGAGTDIAVESADIVLVGERMWTVYESFLIARRSYRKTLQNIGLAFAFNGVGVPLAAAGLVEPVWAMIAMAASVGAVLLNSFGGRIAPRGREEAGERGGGTAIAPAAERTLVPGGGRTLAFTVKSMH from the coding sequence ATGCCGATGCAGAAGCTCCACGTCCGGGTGGGGGGGATGCACTGCTCCTTCTGCACCGAAACCATCCGCAAGGGACTGGGGCGGATGGATGGGGTGGGGGAGGTGAGCGTGAGCCTTGCCCATGAGGAGGCGCTCATCCACTACGACCCGCAGAGGCGGAGCCCGGCGGAGCTCCTGGACGCCCTGCGCGACCTGGGGTTCACCACCGCCGACCCCCGGAAAGCGCGCACCTTTGAAGAGGAGGCGGCCGAACTCCACCACGAAAAGGACCGCCTCATCCTGGCCGGGGCGCTCGCCTGGGCCGCCTTCCTCGGGATGGCCCTCATGTGGCTGGACAAGCCTCATCCCTGGACCGAGTGGACCATGATGGGCTTGGCCCTCCTCACCGTCTTCGGCCCGGGGCGCTATATCCTGCGGATGGCGGCCGGCTCCCTCCGGCGGGGCATCCTGAACCAGCACGTCCTCATGGAGTTCGCCGCCTTCGCGGGCCTGGCGGGGGGCTTCCTGGGCCTCTACTACCCCGCCTTCCCCTCGCCCGATTTCTTCGGGGTCGCGGTCTTCGTGACGGCCTACCACGTTCTGAGCGGCTACACCTCCCTCCTCGTGCGGACCCGGGCCTCCCAGGCGGTGCGCAAGCTCCTGAGCCTCCAGCCCGCGACGGCCCGGGTGGTGCGCGAGGGGCGGGAGGAGGAGATACCCGTCGAGGAGCTCTCTCCCGGGGAGCTGGTCCGCCTCCGTCCCGGCGAGCATGTGCCGGTGGATGGGGTGGTGGCCGAGGGACATTCCACCGTGGACGAGAGCCTCGTGACGGGCGAGCCCATCCCGAAGGAGAAAGGCCCGGGCGAGGAGGTAATCGGGGGCTCCCTCAACCATCACGGCACCCTCCTGGTCCGGGTGAGCCGGGTCGGGGAGGAGAGCTTCCTCCGCCGGGTGGCCCGGAGCATCGAGGAGGCGCGGGCCCTCAAGCCGGGCATCCTCCTCCTGGTCGAGCGGGTGCTTCTCTACTTCGTCCCGGGCGTTCTCGCTTTCAGCGCGGGCGCCTTCATCTTCTGGACGGCGGGCGCCTGGCTCCTCTGGGGCGCGCCCGACGCGGCCCGGGCGGGCTTCGCCGCCCTGGCCGTCCTCGTCATGGGTTATCCCTGCGCCCTGGGGATGGCCACCCCGCTCGCCCTGATCAACGCGGGCGGACAGGCGGCGCGCCGGGGCATCCTGCTCCGGAGCGGCGAGGCCATCCAGGCCTACAAGGACGTCTCGGCGTTCGTCTTCGACAAGACCGGCACCCTGACCGAGGGGAAGCCCTCCGTGGCGCAGATCGTGCCCCTCGGCGGCCGGAGCCCGCAGGAAATCCTCCGGATGGCCGCCAGCCTGGAGAGCGCCTCCGAGCATCCCCTCGCCGGGGCCATCGTCGCCCGCGCCGAGGAGGAGGGGCTCAAGCTTCTTCCCTCGGAGGGCTTCCAGGCCGTCCCGGGACGGGGGGTGCGAGGCATTGTGGCAGGAAAGCGGGTCCGCGTCGGCACCCTGCGGTTCCTGGCGGACGAAGGTGTGGATGTCGGCGAGGCCCGGCGGATCGGGGAGGAGTTCGAGGAGAAGGGTTTTACCGTGTCTGGTTTCGCCGAAGGAGACGAGGTCGCGGGGCTGATCGGCCTCTCCGATCGGATCAAGGAAGATGCCAAAGAGACGGTGGAGCGCCTCCGGGGCATGGGCCTCGAAACCATCATGATCACGGGGGACAACCGGCGGACCGCCGAGCGGGCCGCCCGGGAGCTCGGGATCGGCGAGGTGTTGGCCCAGGTGCTGCCTCAGGAAAAGTCCGAGCGCGTGCGCCAGCTCCAGGCCCAGGGGAAGCGCGTGGCCTTCGTGGGAGACGGCATCAACGACGCCCCCGCCCTCATGCAGGCCGACGTGGGGCTCGCCATCGGGGCGGGCACCGACATCGCCGTCGAGTCGGCGGACATCGTCCTCGTGGGGGAGCGGATGTGGACGGTCTACGAGTCGTTCCTCATCGCCAGGCGGAGCTACCGCAAGACGCTCCAGAACATCGGCTTGGCCTTCGCCTTTAACGGCGTGGGCGTCCCTCTCGCGGCGGCGGGCCTGGTGGAGCCCGTCTGGGCCATGATCGCGATGGCGGCGAGCGTGGGGGCCGTGCTCTTGAACTCCTTCGGCGGGCGCATCGCTCCCCGGGGCCGGGAAGAAGCGGGAGAGAGAGGCGGCGGGACGGCCATCGCCCCGGCGGCGGAAAGAACCCTCGTTCCCGGCGGGGGGCGCACCCTCGCCTTCACCGTCAAGAGCATGCACTGA
- a CDS encoding sulfite exporter TauE/SafE family protein, which yields MAIGLGVGFLATLAGIGGGVILTPLLLLFFPDRPAQVIAAASLSVVALNTLSGSIAYHRMGRIDLKTAAAYGAAALPGIVLGSLGTAHVPRGIFDFLLGALLLALAAGLLRPAARAASRRLTEEKGSFAPRRIVDRDGRVYEFRFRYRAGIWVCSCVAFLSSLLGIGGGSIYVPLMIRFLHIPPHIATATSQGLLLITSSAAVLVHFLRGNLARDLIVPLALGVVCGAQGGAAVSGRLRSTSLTRVLACLLIFVSARILLQGAKAFLG from the coding sequence ATGGCGATTGGGCTCGGCGTGGGGTTCCTGGCGACGCTGGCCGGGATAGGAGGAGGGGTGATCCTCACCCCGCTCCTTCTCCTTTTTTTCCCGGACCGTCCGGCCCAAGTCATCGCGGCCGCCTCTCTCTCCGTCGTCGCCCTGAATACGCTTTCCGGTTCCATCGCGTACCACCGGATGGGCCGGATCGATCTCAAGACGGCCGCCGCGTACGGAGCCGCCGCATTGCCGGGGATCGTCCTCGGCTCGCTCGGAACGGCGCATGTCCCCCGGGGGATATTCGACTTTCTCCTGGGTGCGCTCCTTCTCGCCCTCGCCGCCGGGCTCCTCCGGCCGGCCGCCCGCGCGGCCTCCCGCCGCCTCACGGAAGAGAAGGGTTCGTTCGCGCCGCGCCGGATCGTGGACCGGGACGGCCGCGTGTACGAGTTCCGGTTCCGCTACCGGGCGGGCATCTGGGTCTGCTCGTGCGTGGCTTTTCTGTCCAGTTTGCTCGGGATAGGCGGCGGCTCGATTTACGTGCCGCTGATGATCCGCTTCCTCCACATTCCTCCCCACATCGCGACGGCCACCTCACAAGGCCTGCTGCTCATCACCTCCTCGGCCGCGGTGCTGGTCCACTTTCTGCGAGGGAACCTCGCCCGCGACCTGATCGTCCCCCTCGCCCTGGGGGTGGTCTGCGGGGCGCAGGGCGGGGCGGCGGTTTCGGGCCGCCTCCGCTCCACCTCTCTGACGCGCGTCCTGGCGTGCCTGCTGATCTTCGTGTCGGCCAGGATCCTGCTGCAGGGGGCGAAGGCGTTCCTGGGCTGA
- a CDS encoding phosphoadenylyl-sulfate reductase: MALEERIREAMDVLEETVARHPPAVLATSLGAEDMVLTDMVAAHFPGIGIFTLDTGRLNPETYDLLAEVRSRYGREVRVYFPDAAEVEAFVGQHGPNAFYESVGLRKTCCHIRKVAPLKRALAGRGAWITGLRQEQSPTRQGVRPIEWDGPNGLYKANPLWDWTAEEVWAYLGSRGVPYNRLHDQGYASVGCAPCTRPIGPGEDIRAGRWWWESPDTKECGLHPVPSSLV, from the coding sequence ATGGCCCTGGAAGAGAGAATCCGAGAGGCGATGGACGTTCTGGAGGAGACGGTGGCCCGGCACCCCCCCGCCGTCCTGGCCACCAGCCTGGGCGCCGAGGACATGGTGCTCACCGACATGGTGGCCGCGCATTTCCCCGGCATCGGCATCTTCACGCTCGACACCGGCCGGCTGAATCCCGAGACCTACGATCTTCTGGCCGAGGTGCGCTCGCGCTACGGGCGCGAGGTGCGGGTCTATTTCCCCGACGCCGCCGAGGTCGAGGCCTTCGTCGGCCAGCACGGGCCCAACGCCTTCTACGAGAGCGTGGGCCTCCGGAAGACCTGCTGCCACATCCGCAAGGTGGCGCCCCTCAAGCGTGCGCTCGCGGGCCGGGGGGCCTGGATCACCGGGCTGCGCCAGGAGCAGTCCCCCACCCGGCAGGGGGTCCGGCCCATCGAGTGGGATGGCCCGAACGGCCTCTACAAGGCGAATCCGCTCTGGGACTGGACGGCCGAAGAGGTCTGGGCCTACCTCGGCTCCCGGGGCGTCCCCTACAACCGCCTCCACGACCAAGGCTACGCCAGCGTCGGCTGCGCCCCCTGCACCCGGCCCATAGGACCCGGCGAGGATATCCGCGCGGGCCGCTGGTGGTGGGAGAGCCCCGACACCAAGGAGTGCGGCCTCCATCCCGTGCCTTCATCTCTCGTGTGA
- the fusA gene encoding elongation factor G, whose product MARPPLSRRRNIGIISHIDAGKTTTTERILFYSGAIHRIGEVDEGSATTDWMPQERERGISITAAAVTCPWKDHEITIIDTPGHVDFTIEVERSLRVLDGAVAIFSAVEGVEPQSETVWRQAEQFRVPRIAYINKLDRTGADFDRAVAMMREKLGARTILMQLPDGEGDRYRGQVDILTGDYLEWEDADEGRTLRRRPAEGELAARAAALREAAAEAAADFDEDLMAAFLDGKPVEAEALKRGLRKGVLAGKLVPVLCGSSLRNRGVQPLLDAVVDYLPSPLDVPPAGGLRPPKEGEEGPGEPEARPPDPDAPFSALVFKVQMDEGRRLTYLRVYSGRLASGAPVYNSARKTAERAARLFRMYSHKRERIEEVGPGDIAAAAGFRYAATGDTLCDEAHPVAFEPIRAPHPVISIAVEARDSAGARKLEEALEKLKAEDPTFHARRDPDTGQVVMSGMGELHLDVLTRRIGEEFGVDVRVGKPRVVYRETILRAEEAEAIYDRELAGKPQYARVRVRAAPAPGAGVSVGSRVRALEEGGTLPRKLLSAALESLKASAGGGPMAGYEMTDVAIELSDADYDPARGTEAAFALAASHAFIEACRKAGGVLLEPVMAVEAVTPEEFLGAVIGDLNARGGRIERIEERGGAAPFQIVRASVPLARMFGYSTSLRSVTQGRATFTMVFARYEKSEMGG is encoded by the coding sequence ATGGCCCGGCCACCGCTGTCCCGGCGCCGCAACATCGGCATCATCTCCCACATCGACGCAGGCAAGACGACCACCACCGAGCGCATCCTCTTCTACTCGGGCGCCATCCACCGCATCGGCGAGGTGGACGAGGGCTCGGCCACCACCGACTGGATGCCCCAGGAGCGCGAGCGCGGCATCTCCATCACCGCCGCCGCCGTCACCTGCCCCTGGAAGGACCACGAGATCACCATCATCGACACCCCCGGCCACGTGGACTTCACCATCGAGGTGGAGCGCAGCCTCCGCGTGCTCGACGGCGCCGTCGCCATCTTCAGCGCCGTCGAGGGCGTCGAGCCCCAGAGCGAGACGGTCTGGCGCCAGGCCGAGCAGTTCCGCGTCCCCCGCATCGCCTACATCAACAAGCTCGACCGCACCGGGGCCGACTTCGACCGCGCCGTGGCCATGATGCGCGAGAAACTGGGGGCGCGGACCATCCTCATGCAGCTCCCGGACGGGGAGGGGGACCGCTACCGGGGGCAGGTGGACATCCTGACCGGGGACTACCTCGAATGGGAGGACGCCGACGAGGGCCGCACCCTCCGCCGCCGCCCCGCCGAGGGGGAGCTCGCTGCCCGCGCGGCGGCGCTCCGCGAGGCCGCGGCCGAGGCCGCCGCCGACTTCGACGAGGACCTGATGGCCGCCTTCCTGGACGGGAAGCCCGTCGAGGCCGAGGCCCTGAAGCGCGGGTTGCGCAAGGGGGTGCTGGCCGGGAAGCTCGTCCCCGTCCTCTGCGGCTCCTCCTTGCGGAACCGGGGGGTGCAGCCCCTCCTCGACGCCGTGGTGGACTACCTGCCCTCGCCCCTCGATGTGCCCCCCGCCGGAGGCCTCCGCCCGCCCAAGGAGGGGGAGGAAGGCCCGGGCGAGCCCGAGGCGCGCCCCCCCGACCCGGACGCCCCCTTCTCCGCCCTGGTCTTCAAGGTGCAGATGGACGAGGGCCGCCGCCTCACCTACCTCCGCGTCTACAGCGGCCGGCTCGCCTCGGGCGCCCCGGTCTACAACAGCGCCCGCAAGACGGCCGAGCGCGCCGCCCGGCTCTTCCGCATGTACTCCCACAAGCGCGAGCGCATCGAGGAGGTGGGCCCGGGCGACATCGCGGCGGCGGCCGGCTTCCGCTACGCCGCCACGGGCGACACCCTCTGCGACGAGGCGCACCCCGTGGCCTTCGAGCCCATCCGCGCCCCCCACCCCGTCATCTCCATCGCGGTCGAGGCGCGCGACTCGGCCGGGGCCAGGAAGCTCGAGGAGGCCCTGGAGAAGCTCAAGGCCGAGGATCCCACCTTCCACGCCCGGCGCGACCCGGACACCGGCCAGGTGGTGATGAGCGGCATGGGGGAGCTCCACCTCGACGTCCTCACCCGGCGCATCGGGGAGGAGTTCGGGGTGGACGTGCGGGTCGGCAAGCCCCGCGTGGTCTACCGCGAGACCATCCTCCGGGCCGAGGAGGCCGAGGCCATCTACGACCGCGAACTGGCGGGGAAGCCCCAGTACGCCCGGGTGCGGGTGCGCGCCGCCCCCGCCCCGGGGGCGGGCGTCTCGGTCGGGAGCCGGGTGCGGGCCCTGGAGGAGGGGGGCACCCTCCCCCGCAAGCTCCTCAGCGCGGCGCTCGAGTCCCTCAAGGCCTCGGCCGGGGGCGGCCCCATGGCGGGCTACGAGATGACCGACGTGGCGATCGAGCTCTCGGACGCGGACTACGACCCCGCCCGGGGCACCGAGGCCGCCTTCGCCCTGGCCGCCTCCCACGCCTTCATCGAGGCCTGCCGCAAGGCGGGGGGGGTGCTGCTCGAGCCCGTCATGGCGGTCGAGGCGGTGACGCCCGAGGAGTTCCTGGGGGCCGTCATCGGGGACCTCAACGCGCGGGGCGGGCGCATCGAGCGCATCGAGGAGCGCGGGGGCGCCGCCCCCTTCCAGATCGTGCGCGCCAGCGTGCCCCTCGCCCGCATGTTCGGCTACTCCACCTCGCTGCGCTCCGTCACCCAGGGGCGCGCCACCTTCACCATGGTCTTCGCGCGGTACGAGAAGAGCGAGATGGGGGGGTAG
- a CDS encoding 50S ribosome-binding GTPase produces MSAQPAPAALLNGTKEVLRVVAAGSVDDGKSTLIGRLLYDSGSLLKDQIDAVARASEKRGEEELDLSLLTDGLIDEREQGITIDVAYRYFATPKRKFIFADVPGHEQYTRNMATGASTADLGIVVVDALKGMTRQSRRHLYLLNILGVERVIVAVNKMDLAGYSREVFSAIQDDLAAFADRIGLENVLVIPVSARRGDNVVHPGTNMPWHAGPPLLELLESVPAAAEGEPGPLRFPVQGVLRPRRDGGVPYRLYAGQLKSGAVRPGDEVVVHPGGLRSRVREVRVFEGELPEAAAPRSVMIALEDELDVARGSLIAAAEEPPRLSDELNALLFWMAERPFDPDRTWLLKIGARVERARVAAIHARLDVDRQAEEPGGAVGLNDIARVTLRVQNPIAHDPYAENPATGAFILIDPDTNDTVAGGTICP; encoded by the coding sequence ATGAGCGCGCAACCGGCCCCCGCGGCCCTCCTGAACGGGACGAAGGAAGTCCTCCGCGTCGTCGCGGCCGGCAGCGTGGACGACGGCAAGAGTACCCTCATCGGCCGGCTGCTCTACGACAGTGGCTCCCTGCTCAAGGACCAGATCGACGCCGTGGCGCGCGCGAGCGAGAAGCGCGGGGAGGAGGAGCTCGACCTCTCCCTCCTGACCGACGGCCTCATCGACGAGCGCGAGCAGGGCATCACCATCGACGTGGCCTACCGCTACTTCGCCACCCCGAAGCGCAAGTTCATCTTCGCCGACGTGCCGGGCCACGAGCAGTACACCCGCAACATGGCCACCGGCGCGAGCACCGCCGACCTCGGAATCGTCGTCGTGGACGCCCTCAAGGGCATGACCCGGCAGTCGAGGCGCCACCTCTATCTGCTCAATATCCTCGGGGTGGAGCGGGTGATTGTCGCCGTGAACAAGATGGACCTCGCCGGCTACTCCCGGGAAGTCTTCTCGGCCATCCAGGATGATCTGGCCGCCTTCGCGGATCGGATCGGGCTGGAGAATGTCCTCGTCATCCCCGTCTCGGCCCGGCGGGGGGACAACGTCGTGCACCCGGGCACGAACATGCCCTGGCACGCCGGGCCGCCCCTGCTCGAGTTGCTCGAATCGGTTCCCGCGGCGGCCGAGGGGGAGCCGGGCCCGCTGCGCTTCCCGGTACAGGGCGTCCTCCGGCCCCGGAGGGATGGGGGCGTCCCCTACCGCCTCTACGCGGGCCAGCTCAAGAGCGGGGCCGTCCGCCCGGGGGACGAGGTCGTCGTCCATCCCGGCGGCCTGCGCAGCCGGGTGCGCGAGGTGCGCGTCTTCGAGGGCGAGCTTCCGGAGGCCGCCGCCCCCCGGAGCGTCATGATCGCCCTGGAGGACGAGCTCGACGTCGCCCGCGGCAGCCTCATCGCGGCGGCGGAGGAACCGCCCCGCCTCTCCGACGAGCTGAACGCCCTCCTGTTCTGGATGGCCGAGCGACCCTTCGACCCGGACCGCACCTGGCTCCTCAAGATCGGCGCCCGCGTCGAGCGCGCCCGGGTGGCGGCGATCCACGCCCGGCTCGACGTGGACCGCCAGGCCGAGGAGCCGGGCGGGGCCGTCGGCCTGAACGACATCGCCCGCGTCACCCTGCGCGTCCAGAACCCCATCGCCCACGACCCCTACGCGGAGAACCCGGCGACCGGCGCCTTCATCCTCATCGACCCCGACACGAACGACACCGTGGCCGGCGGCACGATCTGCCCCTGA